One Panicum virgatum strain AP13 chromosome 3N, P.virgatum_v5, whole genome shotgun sequence DNA segment encodes these proteins:
- the LOC120664904 gene encoding homeobox protein HOX1A-like: MDKNTPCPVEGNGEIKNGVSSSQNPEAVEHHVMSPSQTMQNTMGIRKNYKRAANRGKKGSQGLTGQTYTLRSSGNNVRMLRSTSSSKTKPTEHAQTPVQPAEPAAKRRKRGRPTNTNKSSTDEFSQIRKRVRYILNRMNYEQSLIEAYASEGWKNQSLDKIRPEKELERAKAEILRCKLRIREVFQNLDSLLTKGKIDESLFDSEGEISCEDIFCATCGLKDVTLGNDIILCDGACDRGFHQNCLNPPLRTEDIPEGDEGWLCPACDCKLDCIDIINELQGSDLSIDDSWEKVFPEAAALANGSKQDDAFDLPSDDSDDNDFDPNMSEEHVASKEEGSSEEEEDEDGGSDSDNSNFLTSSDSDGSGPLTTDKKKVDDLGLPSEDSEDDDYDPAGPDSDNDSDRDIQKNKSTSDGSDFTSDSDDFCKEIAKSGGHDEVSSPPLPDVKVDDMERSTAQADTENSNGDPMETEMDQSVVLPVSGRRQSERLDYKKLYDEAYGEAPSDSSDDEEWSGKNTPTKGNEEIGADSPAGKSLHPDSLHGSVDKKHGDGSNGSNSATRKGHFGPVINQKLHEHFKTDQYPSRSVKESLAEELGLTFQQVSKWFESRRHFAKVTSSRKGICPDNHRPENTDSPMAAGTQLNKPEGTEMEKPNIGRNKDATISGKLGSPKVGSRKNRGKNASGGDVRGSKVDSAEEQVPGLDLADKARQKAIQREIMKKKKGR; this comes from the exons ATGGACAAAAATACTCCTTGTCCTGTTGAAGGCAACGGTGAGATTAAAAATGGTGTGAGCTCTAGTCAAAATCCTGAGGCCGTTGAGCATCATGTTATGTCTCCATCTCAAACAATGCAAAATACCATGGGTATAAGGAAAAATTATAAAAGGGCAGCAAACAGAGGCAAAAAAGGCTCCCAAGGACTAACAGGTCAAACATATACTTTGAGGTCATCTGGTAATAATGTCAGGATGCTTCGCTCCACTTCAAGTTCAAAGACAAAACCTACTGAACATGCACAGACTCCAGTACAACCAGCAGAACCAGcagcaaaaagaagaaaaaggggcAGACCCACAAACACAAACAAAAGTTCGACAGACGAGTTTTCACAAATTCGTAAACGTGTTAGATACATTTTGAATCGGATGAACTACGAACAAAGCCTGATTGAAGCTTATGCTAGTGAAGGCTGGAAAAATCAAAG TTTGGATAAGATAAGACCTGAGAAGGAGCTTGAACGAGCGAAGGCGGAAATTTTGCGATGCAAGCTGAGAATACGGGAAGTCTTCCAGAATCTTGATTCTCTCCTCACTAAGGGGAAGATTGATGAGTCTTTATTTGATTCTGAAGGAGAGATATCTTGTGAAGAT ATTTTTTGTGCCACTTGTGGCTTGAAGGATGTTACATTGGGTAATGATATCATTCTCTGTGATGGAGCTTGTGACAGAGGGTTCCACCAGAACTGTTTAAATCCTCCTTTGCGTACTGAAGATA TCCCCGAAGGAGATGAAGGTTGGCTTTGCCCTGCATGTGATTGCAAGTTAGACTGTATAGACATAATAAATGAACTTCAGGGAAGTGATCTCTCCATTGACGACTCTTGGGAG aaagtCTTTCCAGAGGCTGCTGCTTTGGCAAATGGCTCTAAGCAAGATGACGCGTTTGATCTTCCATCAGATGATTCAGATGACAATGACTTTGACCCCAATATGTCCGAAGAGCATGTGGCTAGCAAGGAAGAAGGATCTTCcgaagaggaagaggatgaggatggAGGATCAGACTCTGACAACTCAAACTTTTTGACCTCTTCTGATTCTGATGGTTCGGGACCTTTGACAACGGACAAAAAGAAGGTCGATGACCTGGGATTACCTTCTGAGGATTCAGAGGATGATGACTATGATCCAGCAGGTCCTGATTCAGATAATGATTCTGATAGAGATATCCAAAAGAATAAATCAACTTCAGATGGGTCGGACTTCACATCTGACTCTGATGATTTCTGCAAGGAGATTGCAAAATCTGGTGGACATGATGAAGTTTCATCACCTCCATTACCTGATGTTAAGGTGGATGATATGGAAAGAAGCACTGCTCAGGCTGACACAGAAAATTCCAATGGTGACCCTATGGAGACTGAAATGGACCAGAGTGTGGTTTTACCAGTTTCAGGGAGACGGCAGTCTGAACGGTTGGACTACAAAAAACTATATGAT GAGGCTTATGGTGAAGCACCGTCTGATTCTAGTGACGATGAAGAATGGTCTGGGAAAAACACACCAACAAAAGGCAATGAAGAGATTGGAGCTGATTCTCCTGCAGGAAAAAGCTTGCATCCTGATTCTCTTCATGGTTCAGTTGATAAGAAACATGGAGATGGATCTAATGGCAGCAACAGTGCAACTAGAAAAGGACATTTTGGTCCAGTAATCAATCAG AAGCTACATGAACATTTTAAGACAGATCAATACCCTAGTCGTTCTGTCAAAGAAAGCCTGGCAGAAGAACTAGGGCTCACATTCCAGCAG GTTAGCAAATGGTTTGAAAGTAGGCGTCATTTCGCAAAGGTAACTTCTTCCAGGAAAGGCATCTGTCCAGATAATCATAGACCTGAGAATACAGATAGTCCAATGGCAGCTGGCACGCAACTCAACAAACCTGAGGGGACGGAGATGGAAAAACCTAATATAGGCAGAAACAAGGATGCTACCATCTCTGGAAAATTGGGCTCTCCAAAAGTTGGATCAAGAAAGAATCGTGGCAAGAATGCCTCCGGAGGTGATGTGAGAGGATCCAAAGTTGATTCTGCTGAGGAGCAGGTTCCAGGGCTCGACCTTGCAGACAAGGCAAGGCAAAAGGCAATACAGCGGGAAATaatgaagaagaaaaagggcagATGA
- the LOC120664905 gene encoding uncharacterized protein LOC120664905, producing the protein MCLAPAAAMEMEELQEADVLWPDHDDDCQANHCRHQQLEAVGKQPQGAGGDAPRGGDARRRRAGSSAPLGIVRAGSTGSGGPPPWARSCYDSEESASAFVPPHVVLAARRRCQEGRAASSVCEGQGRTLKGRDLQSVRTAVLRMTGFLET; encoded by the coding sequence ATGTGCttagctccggcggcggcgatggagatGGAGGAGCTCCAGGAAGCCGACGTGCTGTGGCCGGACCACGACGACGATTGTCAAGCGAACCACTGCCGCCATCAGCAGCTCGAGGCGGTGGGCAAGCAGCcgcagggcgccggcggcgacgccccGCGCGGAGGCGACGCGCGTCGTCGTCGCGCAGGCTCGTCGGCGCCCCTGGGCATCGTCCGCGCGGGGTcgaccggcagcggcggcccgcCCCCGTGGGCCCGGAGCTGCTACGACAGCGAGGAGTCCGCGTCGGCGTTCGTGCCGCCCCACGTGGTgctggcggcgaggcggcggtgccAGGAGGGGCGGGCGGCCTCGTCCGTGTGCGAGGGGCAGGGGCGCACGCTCAAGGGCCGCGACCTCCAGTCCGTGCGCACTGCCGTGCTCCGCATGACCGGGTTCCTCGAGACCTGA